From the Acidobacteriota bacterium genome, one window contains:
- a CDS encoding trypsin-like peptidase domain-containing protein, giving the protein MRTLLLTLAALSLGIFLGLGAASQDAPMEADPTTGPVAGSGAGQSSAAAAAATVVGQAPRPPLPEGLDSGERRDIEIFRNAAESVVSVTNIGLRRDYFSLNVFEIPQGSGSGFLWDDQGHVVTNYHVIEGGRRFSVTLADQSTWEAQVVGTAPNKDLAVLRIDTSERRLPPLPVGRSTDLVVGQRVLAIGNPFGLDQTLTVGVVSALGRELRSPGGRLIRDLIQTDAAINPGNSGGPLLNSSGRLIGVNTAIFSPSGASAGIGFAVPVDTVRRLVPQLIEHGRPIQPGIGIEIVADSTARRLGFTGVLIQQVVRGGPAHQAGLQPVSTDRRGRRLLGDRIVGVDDLEIKTSDDLIYAFEQAGVGAQVELTVENESGQRQVQIELVAL; this is encoded by the coding sequence ATGCGAACCTTGCTGCTGACCCTCGCCGCCCTCTCCCTCGGAATCTTCCTCGGCCTCGGCGCCGCCTCCCAGGATGCGCCGATGGAGGCCGACCCGACCACCGGTCCGGTAGCCGGCTCGGGAGCCGGTCAGTCCTCCGCTGCTGCGGCCGCCGCGACCGTCGTCGGCCAGGCTCCCCGGCCGCCGCTGCCGGAGGGACTGGACTCCGGCGAGCGGCGGGATATCGAGATCTTCCGCAACGCCGCCGAGTCGGTGGTGTCGGTGACCAATATCGGCCTGCGCCGGGACTACTTCTCCCTCAACGTCTTCGAGATTCCCCAGGGCAGCGGCAGCGGCTTCCTGTGGGACGACCAGGGGCACGTGGTCACCAACTACCACGTCATCGAGGGAGGGCGGCGCTTCTCGGTGACCTTGGCGGATCAGAGCACCTGGGAGGCGCAGGTGGTGGGCACCGCACCGAATAAGGATTTGGCGGTGCTGCGCATCGACACCAGCGAGCGGCGCCTGCCGCCGCTGCCGGTGGGCCGCTCCACCGACCTGGTGGTGGGCCAGCGGGTGCTCGCCATCGGCAATCCCTTCGGTCTCGACCAGACCTTGACGGTGGGAGTGGTGAGCGCCCTGGGCCGCGAGCTGCGCTCCCCCGGCGGCCGGTTGATCCGCGACCTGATTCAGACCGACGCGGCCATCAACCCCGGCAACTCCGGTGGCCCGCTGCTCAACTCCAGTGGTCGGCTCATCGGCGTCAACACCGCCATCTTCAGCCCCAGCGGCGCCTCCGCGGGCATCGGCTTCGCGGTGCCGGTGGACACGGTGCGGCGGCTGGTGCCTCAGCTCATCGAGCACGGCCGGCCGATCCAGCCGGGCATCGGCATCGAGATCGTCGCCGATAGCACCGCCCGGCGGCTGGGCTTCACCGGCGTGCTGATCCAGCAGGTAGTGCGCGGCGGCCCCGCCCACCAAGCCGGGCTGCAGCCGGTGAGCACCGACCGCCGCGGCCGGCGGCTGCTGGGGGATCGCATCGTCGGCGTCGACGACCTCGAGATCAAGACCTCCGACGACCTGATCTACGCCTTCGAGCAAGCCGGGGTGGGAGCCCAAGTGGAGCTGACGGTGGAGAACGAGAGCGGCCAGCGCCAGGTGCAGATCGAGCTGGTAGCCTTATGA